One segment of Argiope bruennichi chromosome 11, qqArgBrue1.1, whole genome shotgun sequence DNA contains the following:
- the LOC129956797 gene encoding uncharacterized protein LOC129956797 yields MYTLSIAALGLFLELGKAGSYAVQKSVSATVGEVASMKKMRSGDLLIEVSTRKQAQNIQKVKALATIPVTISPHTSLNTSQGVITCGEIFNLPLDYIQDELKSQGVIKVRRITIRREGQILETKHHILTFKSPKLPDFIYAGYIKLPVRPYIPNPLRCFKCQRFGHSKANCRGTVTCARCSEKGHESEQCSAPEKCVNCKGEHTSFSRLCPRWKLEKQITTTKFKEEISYPEARKKVLAQTPLPGVSYASVVQKSFCENCSCGNCTKKAKQIKSQKSSDSDTEESINNISDSGKPDKKQRKSKSDKSLKLKLAKRGLSKSDLSLKLKKTVSKNSVALGLASQGIAHRDLTSIFGGMQNCPDLKLHPSEDEDEFRMNCDISATQTTANISPSATRIS; encoded by the exons ATGTATACATTAtcaattgcagctctaggtcttttcctagagctgggtaaaGCAGGATCGTATGCAG TGCAGAAATCTGTCTCCGCAACAGTTGGGGAAGTTGCGTCTATGAAAAAAATGAGATCTGGTGACTTGCTTATCGAGGTCAGTActcgaaagcaagcccagaaTATTCAAAAAGTGAAAGCTCTCGCCACGATCCCTGTTACTATCAGCCCTCACACATCATTAAACACGTCTCAAGGCGTCATTACTTGCGGGGAAATATTTAACCTCCCTTTAGATTATATTCAAGACGAGTTAAAATCACAAGGTGTTATAAAAGTTCGCCGCATTACCATCCGGCGAGAAGGACAAATACTCGAAACCAAACATCACATCCTCACTTTTAAGTCACCAAAACTGCCAGACTTCATATATGCAGGTTACATCAAGCTACCTGTCCGGCCTTATATCCCAAACCCACTTAGATGTTTCAAATGCCAGCGTTTCGGGCACTCGAAAGCTAATTGCCGCGGAACTGTTACTTGCGCTCGTTGCTCTGAAAAAGGGCATGAAAGCGAACAATGCTCGGCTCCAGAGAAATGCGTAAACTGCAAGGGCGAGCATACTTCTTTCTCCCGGTTATGTCCACGCTGGAAACTGGAAAAACAAATCACCACTACCAAATTTAAAGAGGAAATTTCATACCCCGAAGCAAGAAAGAAAGTACTTGCACAGACACCGTTACCCGGTGTAAGCTATGCATCCGTGGTCCAGAAAAGCTTTTGTGAAAACTGCAGTTGTGGAAACTGCACTAAGAAGGCGAagcaaataaaatctcaaaaatcgtcgGATTCTGACACAGAAGAATCCATAAACAATATTTCTGACTCTGGAAAGCCAGATAAGAAGCAAAGGAAATCGAAATCTGACAAATCCctaaaattaaaacttgcaaaGCGAGGACTGTCAAAGTCAGACCTATCTTTGAAACTAAAGAAAACTGTTTCTAAAAACTCTGTAGCTTTGGGACTTGCTAGTCAAGGGATAGCTCATAGAGATTTAACATCCATTTTTGGAGGCATGCAAAACTGTCCTGATCTCAAACTTCATCCTTCTGAGGATGAGGATGAATTTAGGATGAATTGCGATATATCAGCAACACAAACCACTGCCAATATTTCCCCTTCTGCAACAAgaatttcttaa